In the Drosophila willistoni isolate 14030-0811.24 chromosome 3R, UCI_dwil_1.1, whole genome shotgun sequence genome, CCatcgatagtatcgatggAATTTATAAAGTGCGATAGATCGATGTAAATTTTTCGATGGTTATTTCCGGGCAAAGTGTGGCCGAATATCACGACATGTTGAAAAGCACATGGCATTGCCAGATGCaaattgcaaacaaacaattcTGGGCGGGAAATCAAAATGCGTTGCTGATTaacaaagttttcaaaatgGATAATAATATTGTATAATTGCAAATGAGgtcattttaaataattgcaaCGCATTTTCTGGGAAATCCTCACGTGATGGTGATGTGCAATATATTTGTGGCAATATATTTTTAGGCATCTTAAAGATTTTCGGATTCTGCCATGTTTTATGACATCTTGGAATCTCTCATAAACATTTTGTAAATATAGAATGAATTGAAAGTatttaaagttgttttttaattgtaaTGTATTTAATTGTTAAATCGCACCACAAAAAGTGAATACCCTACGAATACTCTTTCGAACCACACCGAACCGAGCCATTTAAGGCCGAACATGCAACGAAAGAGCAACAGCATGGAACAAAAGAGCGAAAATGCGGCAAAAGCATGGAACTTCCAACCGACGAGGCGAACCGCAACAGATGAGCCCAACTGCAACATGCTTGCACGTTTTACTCTCTTAAGAGAGAATATTCGCCGTAAAGAGAACATCTCGAATTCGCCCGAGCCATAAAAATTCGCCCGAGCCATAAAAAATTGCCGCAATTTCTTGCCCTCTCGCCACTCGAGATAGAGCTGTAAAACTATCGATGGcactatcgatatatcgaattttcatatttttgcgTCGCTATCGATGGTTATTGTTTTGGCGCAACTTTGCAGGTCGgcagcaaattttgaaaaggtaattaaatattaaaataagtGTTTATTTGTAGGTAAATTTTCGTTGGTATTGGTGGCGGAAGGATGGACAAATTTCTCTAGAAAAACTCACAGGGTAAGTTCCATTTACTGCTCAGCAACGCAAGTAACTAATTTACATATgttatgtatgcatgtgctttGTTAAGATGGACAAGACAGCAGCATTGAGGCAATTGAGGAGGACAACCAGCTAGCAAAAAGGCAGCGAGTCGGAAGATCATCGGTGTGGGGCCATTTCGAAAAAATTAACAACGGTATGTCGGCAAAGTGTGTATAAGACGAGCGGAAATACCTCAAATTTATTTGACCACCTGAAGCGTGCGCATCCCGGTCAGCGTGTTAACGATGTGCCAATCACTTCTGGTAAAATAGATACATATTTAAACACAATATATGAATCTACGTTAAAGCGCAAACAAGAGCTTGATTTAGGACTCATAAAGATTGTAGCTCAAGGCATGCAACCTTTTTCTATAGTTGAGGATCCTGAGTTTCGCGACTTTATCAAACTATTCGACCCACGATACAAACTACCGTCGCGGATTACCCTCTCTAATGTCATGATGACAAATTTATTTGATGAGCAGAAAcctaaattaaaaaattagcTCAGCAAAATAAATCACTGTGCCATCACAACTGATATGTGGACGTCCCTGGCAAATGAATCTTATATGACAGTCACATGCTCGTTTATTACAGATAGTTACTGTCTTCGCTCTGCTGTTTTATCAACAAATCAAATTATCAAATTGGTTGTGCAAGATTGCCTAAAGCTGGATTCCACAAAAGAAGTACTTAAAAAATGCAAGTTCATTGTCGCGTTTTTTAAAAGTAGCACGATTGCTTACAAGAAATTTAAAGATTCTCAATTGACGGAAACTAAATATAGTCTAATACAGGAAGTTGCCACCAGATGGAACAGTGCATTCCTAATGATTGAAAGACTCTTAAAAACACATGAAGCAATCAATATAACACTTCTAAGTTTGTCGAAAGCGCCACAGCATCTCACAGCTGACGAAATCAACATTTTAAAAGACTTGTCACAAATACTTTCTCCCTTTGACATTACTTCCAAAGAAGTGTCATCGAATTCTATAGTCACGGTATCACTAGTTATTCCAGTTACTTGTGGCCTCTTAAACAACTTGGAAAATAGCACAAAAAAATCTTCTTACCGAAGTTGGCCTTAAAGtgaatgaatttttaattgattgcGTAATCAAAAGGTTGTACAAGTACGAAGATCGCACAGTAACTAACATTTCTACATTGCTTGATCCAAGGTTTAAAAAACAAGGTTTCCGTTTGCAATTCAATGCCAAAAGTGctgaaaaacttttaattgaaGAACTTATTCATCTGAGCAAGTCTTCAGCTCCCACCTCAGAGCCACCAACACCAATTGATCAACCAAAACCAACACGACATCCTCTTTATGAATTTGTAAAAATCAACATAGAAAATTTGCCTAGGACCAAGCGCTCCGATGCAATAATTGATTTACACCAATATATTGGGAAACATCACACCTTGGGCGATGTTGATCCCCTCAAATAATGGCAGGTATGTagcttaacaaaaaatttttaaaaatgtttaatgttACTGTATTTACAGCATAACGAAAGTAGTATAAAAGACCTTACTacgaaatatttttgcattcCTGCTTCATCGACAGAGTAGGAGCGAATGTTCAGCAAAGCTGGACAAATTATAACGGAACGAAGAGCTGCCTTAAAAGCTAAGCATGTGGACATGCTCCTTTTTCTTAGTCACAATTCTCGGATCTTGGCAGAAGACTGAtccttaattttaattttattcaaatttgttttgatttacTATGTCCATGAAGGATCTCATTATGTTAAACATATgaaatgtttattaaaatgttaatttttaattatgaaGCATGTCGGTGGAAGTGTCCTGGTTTTGATCGAAGGAACAATGGACAGACATATGTATCTATCAGTTTTAAAGGAGAATTTACTTCAAAGTGGAGAGAAATTAGGCCTAGAGGGCCGATTCCGATTTTATTAAGACAATGACCTAAAACACAAATCCGGGATTGTGAAGTCCTGGTTGAGCTGGGATTGCCCACATATGGTCAGTCCTCCTGTCCAGTTTCATGACCTTAATGTGATTGAAAATTTGTGACCTCAAAAATTCCATAATGGAAGAGTGGCCAAAAATATCTACTAAAGTCCCAAAAAAGTTGGTTTCCTTGATGGAAACACACATTAAAGAGgtcattaaacaaaataaggGACACACCAAATACTAGTTTAATTTGTTGTGAATAAATTTTTAGGGTTAAAGTAACAAAACCAATAAAGTAACTAAATATAGCATAAATGATCACTAAATAAAACtgcattcaaatttttttgatatcTTCAATAGTTTAAGAGGTACACGCTGTTAAAGTTTTTCTACACCCCTGCACGAAATAAGCTGTGAGCCACTGTACCTTACTTACTTCTGTTTATAATTGCGTCTTGATATCAAAACTCGGGGATTGTTTAGTAGAAATGTTTGTAGAACAGTGTTTAacctaaaaacaaatttcaaaagcgaTGGGCTTGATTGACGAAGCAATGgagatttttataaaaaacgatCATGACAATGACAGAAGTTTTAAGGTATCCCAGGCGGTAGCTGCAAACATCAACTGTtaccaagaaatttatttaaaggaagcagtttttttttaatgaatgaatgcaataacatttttgtttttaaatgtttactttgttcaattttctttttagaaATTAGTATTTTCATACCCCGGGAACCTATCTTTGATCTTTCCATGGTTGcctatagaaaatcttaattcactttgcgtcgtttcaGTTTGCGTCGTGTTTATTTGGAACGTATCCCcaacgcaaagcgaggtctaggtgtatATATGCTCTAAAAGAATAAACGTCTTTTTTGCTCGTGCTCAAAACATGCTGGAcgaattgaaattaaataatttggtAGAAGGAAACTTGTAAAAATATAATGTCAAGTATCATGTCGTTTCGCAACTCAAGGGGagggcaaaacaaaaatggaaaccCAAAATTGCCAAGgaactaaaattaaattcgATGGACTTTTTTTGGTTCTTAAACGTCTACTTTGGACACATAATGTCACCGTGTTTTGTCCTCATTAACCAGTTTATCCACATCTACATCGGGGAACTTGGGATTCCGACGCAATATCATCATAACTTCATTGCGAGAGCGACTCAAAACGATAGGATAAGGCATAATTAAAACTAGCTCATTAAATTAGAATTGTAAATGGAAAATTGGCACCTAGAAGCCGACTTCCATTATCATTGTTAACCCACTTTTTGGACTTGCGTTTGGCATTGTAAATGTTTTTCTCGATATTTAAGTAGGAATTTGTGTACTGCTCGTCCGCCATGGGTCAATTGCCGTGATTTAATCCATTTGGTCATGAAGGCGGGCAGAACGTGGTCAAAGGATTTGTAGTAACCACGTAGGCCAAAGGCATTGGACTTGGAAAGATATTCATTTTATCATTGCACTCGTGCTATATGGTCATCAGCATATTGCGTTCCTTGAGCAATATAAACCAAAGCTGATCCTtcttttgtatataaaataattgtttCGCATACTGCCTCTTATAGATTCAATTTTTTGGCACTTCCAGCGTGTCAAATAATTGTGCATATTTTGTCAATTAATGTATTAATGTTCTAATTGTGGTATCTATTCTGAATTCCAGACTGTACTTAAAAACTTTCCCTCAACAGGTGACATTTTGAAGATCCGACTTACCAGCGCCTCACCTTCTATTAGTGCTGGAGGATTCACTATCCTTTGTGGCTTAacgtttattttgtttctttttggtaaaaaatgtcaatttgtaaaaaaaagcATTCATTTGTCTGGcagtatatataaattgttgaCCTCTAATTACTTGCTTCTTATTTGATTATCTAAAGCTAAAATTAAGATTGAATAACTAAAAGTGTatgcagtatatacaaaaaCATATAAATCAGTTTAACACAGAAAGTAATTGAGTAATTTAAAACTAACTTATTTAAACTAACTGCTTGATTTTTCATTGAATTGTGCATAGCGATTTGCCAATCATAGCAGTCACTCCAAACGACATGTATAAATTCATTCCTAAAGTTTCCGTAGGAAAAATTTTATCACTAAACGAGACGAAAAGGCCTCGGAAGTggtattatataaaatattagcattaaaaaattgtttcacTTGTGCActttattcaattttcaaacaacagtaaaaaatatatttattatttattatatttattatatataatctatatatataaaattctcgagtgtgtttgtgtttgttacaaaactactccgaaacggctcgaccgattctcacgaaattttttatgcagatcgtgtaggactgagaataggccaacatctattttttatacccaaataATAACGAGCTCACGATTAAAACTGACTAACTGTGCTGGATATCTGAACTACCCTGTGTTTTATACGAGTGAAATTAGACACACGGCCTACTTGATAAGAgatgaaattcaacaaaaataatttaaatcttcCAATCGAAACAGGCCGTGAAAAACCATATACAACGTTGAGACTTTCTAGATTTCAGTAAGGTGATGTACACTGTTGAGTTCACACGGCTTCGCTTGGGGATTTccgtatacaaaaatttaattttccagtttttttttcggaacaaacagttgaaattttcttttaatttcagGACAAGCGTTCTGTCGCTGTCGCCGAGTGTGGTTCGGTGGAAGGCGCGCACAAGAATTGTGCGTCTCGAGTTCAGTCGTTGTTACAACTCGAGTGCGACCGAACTCGCTGCGCTAAttattgatcaagaaaataatacacgttatacaccaatcagttttccaacttgatttattacaaCAATGCCACGAACACGCAGGGGGGCTAATTTGAGTCGTCAAACAAACAGATCTAGAGGCATGCAAGATAGAAGAGCAATAAGATCAGATGCAGAAAGGCAACAAAGTAATGCAGATGTCCGTGTAAGAATGGCCCAGTTACGTGCATCACAATTACAAGAGGTACGAGATGAGCGAAACCAACAAAGACAATTGGAACGAAGAGAATCGCGCAGATTCGTAGCCAACAGACGTAGAGGGATTgaccaacatcaacaagtaCTTCGAGCATTTACATCACATTCATTTCTTCGACTAGCATTTCAGTATGAGCCTGATGTTGAATATTACGCTCATTCCAAAGTGGTAATTGGTACATTGGACAAGGAATGCCCGCACTGTCAAgcccttaaatttaaaaatgagccAATTGGGATGTGTTGCTCATCAGGAAAAGTGAAACTTCCAGAAATTGAAACACCGCCGGAACCATTGCACGGCCTCCTTATTGGTACTGATCCAAATTCTTCGCTGTTCTTGCGCTCAATTCGGCAATtcaattcatgttttcaaatgacatcgttCGGAGCAAcggaaatagttaaaaatactgctgcaaatggtcaacaatttaattctacattcaaaatcaaaGGCCAAATTTACCACAAAGTCGGCTCATTACTACCAATGCCAAACGaaccttataaatttttacaaatttacttTATGGGTGGCGAGGACTCTGAACGGGCACTCGCCAATCGCGTGAATACACGTTGCAACTATAATCACCTCAATTCACCATTTGCAACGCGCATTGTCAGCGAGCTGGACGCTCTGTTAAATGAGCACAAcgaattgttgaaattattcaaatcaCATATGCATAAGCTACAAAGTGACAATCACGCTATTTTCATCAATCCTGATAGAACACCAGCTGGAGGGCATATACGTCGATTCAACGCACCTGTTGTTGACGACGTGGCTGGAATCATGGTTGGCGACCATACAGCTACGCGACAAATCGTGATTCGAAGAAGAAATAATTAAGCAACGAGATCCGGTAACAggtaattcattcattaagaATATGAAAACTCTTCATGCGCGTTCAAACGCTTCAGGATCCATCCGCCGAAACTTTTTCGAAACAGCTATTAGATATTGGCAATGGGAAAGTTGCCGTACATGAAAATACTGGATCAATAAAATTACCAACCGGTTTTTGCACAATCGTCCACTCGCAAGATGTTCTCATCGACTGTATATTTCCCGatgtacacacacaatatataaatcttGAGTGGCTGGCAGAAAGAGCCATTTTAGCAGCGAAAAATGTGGACGTTcatggattaaatttcaagatacaacaattgTTGCCAACAGACTCTGTGTCATACAAATCTGTTAATACAGTTTGCAATACAAATGGCAAGTTTCAAGCTAAAAGGTAACACGAAATTCTTTGACTGTTAGGCGTTACGAAGTTCGCCGGGTTTGCTAGTgcatatataataatataggtacatatgtcATTATATATAATACCTTATCACACAAACAATTGaatgaataaatttaaattgaaatcattgctcttgaatttttaaaaaaaaatgtaatctTATTTATTTCTACCAAGAGAAAGGTCAAGTGCCGtcttattttgtgtttttttattcctttttggATTTCAAAAAGTAGCCTCAACACCTACCACAATATTGGATGACCAAGGAGTGAGTACAAATATGAACAGAGAAGTGTGAAATTGTTCCTAAATGATAAGGCTTGTTTAGTATTGCGGATTCGTTAATGCTGAGGAGGAACTGTGTTCCTGTTATTGCTACAGTTCAGTGAAGCTTTCTCTCGGATATATTATGGAATTAAAAGAGAAAATCAAAGGACTGGAAGGAAAACCATCGGAGGTTGAACAGGAAAATGTCGAACTTCGAAAAAGATTATTAGAAATACTAGGATGTAACAATAGAAACCACATAACGCTAAACGATCTTATTGTAGATAAGGATCTGTGTCATAGAACATCCACCTAATCGTTAGAGTCCAAGAAAGCAGAGGAGTCCGATGAGGAttaatttatacatatttctaTTCTGCTATTGTAGTCTGCTCCAAGGTCATTATAAACACAATAATTGCTGtataaattagaaaaataaAGGACTTGAGCAACACGTAGATTAACATTTGAGTTCACAATTTTGTAAGGCAGTGTACTTCCACGGCTGCCTATCGAACACAGAAATTATCGATATAACACaacattttaaatgtttattaaagatttttagttttaacGTCTAACGAATGGCCATTCGTCAGCCATTGGTAACTATAGTGCGTGCTGGCCGCCATAGTTATACCGCTGGTTTGGAGCTACAGAGAAAGTTGGCCAAGTCGACCAAGAATAGGCCGGATTTCGGCGTTTTCCGTAATTATATTGTACTCCAGGAACATGATCCTGTCTACACGATTGGCATACGCACCCGTGGCTATACGACAGAGGATGAGCTGCGCTTACGTCACCTGGGCGCAGATTTTCACCGCACGGATCGCGGTGGTCTCATTACTTTCCACGGTCCTGGCCAGTTAGTCGCGTATCCCATATTGGATTTGCGTCAGTTTAAGCCTAGTATGCGGTGGTATGTCGCCACCCTGGAACAGTTGGTGATTGAAACATGCCAACAGATGGGCATACCAAATGCAGGAAGAACCCAGGATACGGGCATTTGGGTTGGCGACAGAAAGATCTGTGCAATTGGCGTACACGGGTCTCGTTACGTCACCACTCATGGCATTGGCCTAAATTGCTGCACTGATCTCAAATGGTTTGATCACATAGTCCCCTGCGGTATTGAGGGCAAAGGAGTAACGTCCATAACCGAGCAGCTGGGGAGGCACACAAGTGTGGATGTGGCTAGTGAAGTGCTGTTGGcgaaatttgcaaaaatttttgaCTGTCGCCTGGCCGAACAATGTGACGATAATGAAATTTTCTAGTAAATCAATATTAATTTCTAATCAAAGCGTGATTTATTTAAATCGCATTTCTTGGCCCGACTATCGGATGGGACTTTGCCTCTTCTTTGCATTTCAAGGCGTCCCTGCTCCCGATGTTCGGCTTTGCGCATGCGTCGATCCTGACGCGACTCCACACAATTGTTAAAGTAACGGTCCCGAAAATCCTCTGAGGGAGTGGCAACGTGTAGGGGCGGTACGGACCAATCGCTTGGCTCCGTTTGGGAGCATTTCTCGTAAGTGAGCAGACGTCGTGCCGTTTGACCCGTCAACAATTGCTCTGAATTTGCCACAAGTTGGAGATTACGATGCTGCGGTAATGTAGCTTCACTGTAGTCCTCTCTAAAAGTTATAGTCGTATCTTAATCGAGTAAAATTAACATGATAAATCTGATATACCGATGAAATGGAAGCCAGCAGACGAGACGACCGCCTATTCTCAAGTGCTTTGATGCAAAATCGAGTAGATCGGCATACAACTGCTGCAGAGCATAATGCGATGTGGAGGGATAGTGAGCCATATCAGAGTTTCGCGTGCCCTCTTTGACAGTTACCTTTGTTTCCACTTTTTCTGTAGCCTCGCGTATGCCATAGGGCGCTGCAAGGatcaaaaaatcaatttattattctgtttttcttttagaattgTACTCACGATCTGTTATGATGCTGTCAAATGATACCCGCGGATGCCACAGGGGATTGGAGAAATCAGCAACTACCACATCCATATAGCGATCGGCGCAACCGTACTGTTTGAGATTTGATCTAATACTCTCGTCCTTCTCTCGCACCTTTTGGGTTATACGACTGGGGCGGCAGCGGGCATGTAGCATCATGTAATCTATATCGGCGCCCATTACATATCCGCCAAATTTAGCTGCACTTACTAGCAATGAGCCGGTGCCCACAAAGGGGTCGAAGACCAGATCTCCTGGAGCTACCAGTGCTTGGTTGGCCATAAGTAGACTCAATTGGGCATCCATGCTGGTGTTGCCAATAAATTTTCGATGCTTCAGTGATAGGTCCTTGATTAAATGCCTCTGGCCTGCGGCCAGTAAGCGTCCGAAGAGTATGTCATCTGGAACGGGCGGCACGGCCGTGGGATCCAATCCCCAGAATTCAATATACCACCACTCCACTTTAGGATGCTTAAGATCCACAGGACCAGACAATGGTAAATAATTCATTGTTTCAATCTTGTCTATCTTTTCGCGCTGACTGAAATGCTTATTATAGGTCTCCACAGTGATCTTAAAGCTCGTGTTGGCTCCAAAATGTGCCTCAACTTTGGCTGGGTGCGATTCCACATGGTTGCGAAGTCTTTCATGAAACGCGTGCAATGTTTGGCCGTGGGCATACAACTCGAAGATGGCACGCAGGGCAACGGACCTGGAGGCAAACTGCAGGGCAGTCTCGTCATTGGGAAACTCTACCAGCCAAAACGGTTTctagaataaacaaaaattggtttttattttaactcTCATTCACAATAACGAATTGTACCAAAAACTGATCGGATAAATGCTGAAATTTGAAGCCAAATAATTTTGACAGTGACTCAAATTCAGCTAAACGAAAGTCCACATGCTCCTGGGCGAACCAGAGTATATACTTCTTCCACAACTTGCTCATTTCGATgctttgttttagttttattttttaaaaatattgcacTTTGTTTACATTTATAACCTAATGCGTTATCGATAACTTTCGATGAGACCCTTGGCGTACAACCCTGTGCATGAATAAATCGGCCATTTTGCCAAAACTCGTGTCAACACGTAGGCGAGCcgaaaatttatttgtaaattttcAGCTAAAGCAAGCCTCGCAGCTGCTAAAAATTAAtagaaaagtaaattttaagcGGTCGAATATTGAATTGCAATTAAGTGAACATGGCGCGTTACACGCAACGTCCGGAAAATGCTCTGAAAAGAGCCAATGGTAAGGCACAAGCAGAATTTTCCATGCGGCAGtggaaaagagaaagaaaatgaaatgtcAAAATGACAGGCCGTTTTTGCTCTCTGCCTCTATCACTGGGTATCTTTGATATTTCTATTTAATGATGATTTCTCTCTGCCGGCAGAATTTATTGAGGTGGGCAAACCTTTGCGGGCCTTGGATACTCTGCAGGAAGTGTTCCGGAACAAGAGATGGAACTATGCTTACTCGGAGACGGTCATTGAGCCGCTTATGTTCAAGTATTTGTACTTGTGTGTGGAGCTCAAGAAATCGCACATAGCCAAGGAGGGTCTCTTTCAGTACCGCAACATGTTCCAGCTGGTGAACGTCAATTCGCTGGAGAATGTGATCCGTGGCTACCTCAAGATGGCCGAGGAGCACACTGAGGCTGCCCAGGCCCAGTCATCGGCTGCTGTTGCAGTCCTCGAGCTGGACGATTTGGACAATATCGCAACGCCAGAGAGCATTTTAATGAGTGCTGTGTGCGGTGAAGATGCCCAGGATCGTTCAGATCGCACCATTCTCTTGCCCTGGGTCAAGTTTTTGTGGGAGTCTTATTGCCAGTGTCTGGAGTTGCTGCGTGTAAACACTCACTGCGAGACTTTATACCATGATATTGCTCGCATGGCCTTTCAGTTCTGCTTGAAGTACAACCGCAAGAGTGAATTCCGTCGTCTGTGCGACAAGCTTCGCAAACATCTGGAGGACATCTGCAAGAGCAGCAACCAGACCACGGGCGTGTCTATTAACAAGGTTGAGACCCAGCAGCTCTGCCTGGATACTAGGCTCTATCTGTTGGACTCAGCCATTCAAATGGAGCTATGGCAGGAAGCCTACAAGGCCATCGAGGATATTCACGGTCTGATGGCTCTCTCCAAGAAGA is a window encoding:
- the LOC6650108 gene encoding putative lipoyltransferase 2, mitochondrial, with product MAIRQPLVTIVRAGRHSYTAGLELQRKLAKSTKNRPDFGVFRNYIVLQEHDPVYTIGIRTRGYTTEDELRLRHLGADFHRTDRGGLITFHGPGQLVAYPILDLRQFKPSMRWYVATLEQLVIETCQQMGIPNAGRTQDTGIWVGDRKICAIGVHGSRYVTTHGIGLNCCTDLKWFDHIVPCGIEGKGVTSITEQLGRHTSVDVASEVLLAKFAKIFDCRLAEQCDDNEIF
- the LOC6650109 gene encoding tRNA (guanine(10)-N2)-methyltransferase homolog, giving the protein MSKLWKKYILWFAQEHVDFRLAEFESLSKLFGFKFQHLSDQFLKPFWLVEFPNDETALQFASRSVALRAIFELYAHGQTLHAFHERLRNHVESHPAKVEAHFGANTSFKITVETYNKHFSQREKIDKIETMNYLPLSGPVDLKHPKVEWWYIEFWGLDPTAVPPVPDDILFGRLLAAGQRHLIKDLSLKHRKFIGNTSMDAQLSLLMANQALVAPGDLVFDPFVGTGSLLVSAAKFGGYVMGADIDYMMLHARCRPSRITQKVREKDESIRSNLKQYGCADRYMDVVVADFSNPLWHPRVSFDSIITDPPYGIREATEKVETKVTVKEGTRNSDMAHYPSTSHYALQQLYADLLDFASKHLRIGGRLVCWLPFHREDYSEATLPQHRNLQLVANSEQLLTGQTARRLLTYEKCSQTEPSDWSVPPLHVATPSEDFRDRYFNNCVESRQDRRMRKAEHREQGRLEMQRRGKVPSDSRAKKCDLNKSRFD